The Pyxidicoccus sp. MSG2 DNA segment GACCTGTCGCGCGGCGGCCTTGAGGCCCTTGCGCGCATTGTCGATGGCGGCGGGCCGCTCGGTGCGCAGCGGCCATATCTGGGCGCCCGGACGGCCGGGCTGGGCCAGGGCGAGGAAGAGGGCGGGGGTGGCCGCGCCCAGGCTGAGCAGCAGCCGGGGCCGCTCGCCCTCGGACCAGAAGAAGGCCGGGGGCTGGCTCGGCCAGCGCAACAGGCGCGAGGACAACTCCAGCCAGGCCACCGGGCCCACGCGCGTGGAGAACGGGCAGTCCAGCGCCACGCCCGCCGCGGACTGCTCGCGGCCGCGCTCGCCGACGCACGCGGTGAGGAAGGTGTGCAGCGCGTAGTAGCGGCCGCCGTCTGGCGTGCCCTCCACCACCGGGCCCAGCAGGTCCTGGGTGCGGTGCTCCGCCAGCGCGGCGTCACGCAGCCGCTGCGCGACGCTGAAGTCGCCCGGGCCGGGCAGGGGCAGCGCCGCCGTGCGCTCCAGCAACTGCGGCACGTCCAGCTCCGCCGCGGACCGGGCCAGGACACCAGCGGCGCGGAGGAAGGGCTGGAAGGCCTCCGGCGTCAGCGCGTAGCGCGGGGCCGTGGCCGCCGAGGCCACCTCGGTGAAGACGGCCAGCGGGAAGGCGCGCCCGACGCTGTCCATGCTGGGCGCCATCAGCCCCACCAGCGCCTGCTTCTGCCCCGGCACGGTGAACACGAAGTTCACCGGCTCCGAGGGCAGGTCCACCCGGGCCCGCCGCGCGCGCTCCACCCCTTCCTCC contains these protein-coding regions:
- the tagF gene encoding type VI secretion system-associated protein TagF — encoded protein: MTVQSQRIGLLGKTPRQAEFIKLNAATPLALQLYGWMEEGVERARRARVDLPSEPVNFVFTVPGQKQALVGLMAPSMDSVGRAFPLAVFTEVASAATAPRYALTPEAFQPFLRAAGVLARSAAELDVPQLLERTAALPLPGPGDFSVAQRLRDAALAEHRTQDLLGPVVEGTPDGGRYYALHTFLTACVGERGREQSAAGVALDCPFSTRVGPVAWLELSSRLLRWPSQPPAFFWSEGERPRLLLSLGAATPALFLALAQPGRPGAQIWPLRTERPAAIDNARKGLKAAARQVIDAPSTTLEQLLRALAP